A single window of Oreochromis aureus strain Israel breed Guangdong linkage group 7, ZZ_aureus, whole genome shotgun sequence DNA harbors:
- the LOC116319163 gene encoding histone H3-like centromeric protein A: MRHNSSASRRKGKTPQRRPQVPAQRTSSVTSPRRSGVPGQPPVSPKKRKFRPGTRALMEIRKYQKSTDLLLRKAPFARLVHEVCQSFSKERLRWQVYALLALQEAAEAFLVLIFSDANLCAIHAKRVTVFPRDIQLARRIRGVDNL, encoded by the exons ATGCGTCATAATTCATCTGCCAGCCGTAGGAAGGGTAAAACCCCTCAACGGCGCCCCCAAGTGCCAGCCCAAAGGACCTCCAGTGTAACATCCCCAAGACGCAGTGGAGTTCCAG GACAGCCTCCTGTTTCCCCCAAGAAGAGGAAATTTCGACCAGGAACCAGAGCTTTGATGGAGATCCGCAAGTACCAGAAAAGCACAGATCTCCTCCTTAGAAAGGCGCCCTTTGCCCGTTTG GTTCATGAGGTGTGCCAAAGCTTTTCTAAAGAAAGGCTCCGATGGCAGGTTTATGCTCTTCTGGCCCTCCAAGAG GCTGCAGAGGCTTTTCTCGTCTTGATATTTTCAGATGCCAACCTGTGTGCCATCCACGCCAAGAGAGTCACTGTATTCCCTCGTGACATTCAGCTAGCCCGGAGGATCCGTGGGGTGGATAATCTGTAA